A single window of Oerskovia paurometabola DNA harbors:
- a CDS encoding response regulator transcription factor — protein MRVLVVEDEELIAQAVATGLRRLAMAVDVALDGHEALARIDANAYDVVVLDRDLPGVHGDDVCRAIVASDGDSRVLMLTASGGVLDRVTGLDLGADDYLVKPFAFAELSARVRALGRRARPAAPPVLERSGLRLDTSRHEVYREGTFVHLSRKEFGVLEELLRADGRPVSAEHLLEKVWDENIDPFTGVVRFTIKQLRRKLGEASLVETVTGVGYRVP, from the coding sequence GTGCGAGTACTGGTGGTGGAGGACGAGGAGCTCATCGCGCAGGCCGTCGCGACGGGCCTGCGACGCCTCGCGATGGCGGTCGACGTCGCGCTCGACGGGCACGAGGCCCTGGCCCGGATCGACGCGAACGCGTACGACGTCGTCGTGCTCGACCGGGACCTGCCGGGCGTCCACGGCGACGACGTGTGCCGGGCGATCGTGGCCTCGGACGGGGACTCGCGCGTCCTCATGCTCACGGCGTCGGGCGGCGTGCTGGACAGGGTGACCGGGCTCGACCTCGGCGCCGACGACTACCTCGTCAAGCCGTTCGCGTTTGCCGAGCTGAGCGCCCGCGTCCGCGCCCTGGGACGCCGCGCCCGGCCGGCCGCCCCACCCGTGCTCGAACGCTCGGGACTGCGCCTCGACACGAGCCGGCACGAGGTCTACCGCGAGGGCACGTTCGTGCACCTGTCGCGCAAGGAGTTCGGCGTCCTCGAGGAGCTGCTGCGCGCCGACGGACGGCCGGTGTCGGCCGAGCACCTCCTCGAGAAGGTGTGGGACGAGAACATCGACCCCTTCACGGGCGTCGTGCGCTTCACCATCAAGCAGCTGCGCCGCAAGCTCGGGGAGGCGTCGCTCGTCGAGACCGTCACGGGCGTCGGGTACCGGGTCCCGTGA
- a CDS encoding sensor histidine kinase: MRLPRLALRPTLRARLTAVYAVAFVVAGAVLIAVLYVLLATAIDRQPVDSVGLAVGAVEASDLGTYSTLDPSLTAELTAGQTFPLHAAETVDPAMPLTSAADPFADLRRVVELNNQEARDATLRNVLTWSILALLGIGVLAVGFGWVMSSRALAPLHRITATARRVADDNLHERIAHTGPDDELKDLADTFDQMLERLDRAFDGQRRFVSNASHELRTPLTITRTVLEVALDDPGTHDDARHLGTTLLAVNARQERLIEGLLTLAAVDQAPLVPEPVDLAEVAAQALATAGTAARDGGVDLHLDAETTPTQGDAVLLERLVQNLVDNAVRYNEPGGRVAVATRPGPAGSVEVAVSNTGPVVPSYEVEALFEPFRRLGRDGAVADRRGGYVRGGVGLGLSIVRSVAAAHGGQVTAEPREGGGLTVVARLPGTRGPVSPASAPARPSRPRPFAALPSG; the protein is encoded by the coding sequence GTGAGGCTCCCCCGCCTCGCGCTTCGCCCGACCCTGCGGGCCCGGCTCACGGCCGTCTACGCCGTGGCGTTCGTCGTCGCGGGTGCCGTGCTCATCGCGGTCCTGTACGTCCTGCTCGCGACGGCGATCGACCGGCAGCCCGTCGACTCGGTCGGCCTCGCGGTGGGCGCGGTCGAGGCGTCCGACCTCGGTACGTACTCGACCCTCGACCCGTCGCTGACTGCCGAGCTGACCGCGGGGCAGACCTTCCCGCTGCACGCCGCGGAGACGGTCGACCCCGCGATGCCCCTCACGTCCGCGGCCGACCCGTTCGCGGACCTGCGCCGGGTCGTCGAGCTCAACAACCAGGAGGCCCGCGACGCCACGCTGCGCAACGTGCTCACGTGGTCGATCCTCGCGCTGCTCGGGATCGGGGTCCTCGCGGTCGGCTTCGGGTGGGTCATGTCGTCGCGCGCGCTCGCCCCGCTGCACCGGATCACGGCCACGGCCCGCCGCGTCGCGGACGACAACCTGCACGAGCGCATCGCGCACACGGGCCCCGACGACGAGCTCAAGGACCTCGCGGACACGTTCGACCAGATGCTCGAACGCCTCGACCGGGCGTTCGACGGCCAGCGACGGTTCGTCTCGAACGCGTCGCACGAGCTGCGCACCCCGCTGACGATCACCCGTACCGTCCTCGAGGTCGCGCTCGACGACCCCGGCACGCACGACGACGCGCGCCACCTGGGGACGACGCTGCTCGCCGTGAACGCACGCCAGGAGCGCCTCATCGAAGGCCTCCTGACGCTCGCCGCCGTGGACCAGGCGCCGCTCGTCCCCGAGCCCGTCGACCTCGCCGAGGTCGCCGCCCAGGCCCTCGCGACCGCCGGGACCGCGGCCCGGGACGGCGGCGTCGACCTGCACCTCGACGCCGAGACGACCCCGACGCAGGGCGACGCGGTCCTGCTCGAACGCCTCGTCCAGAACCTCGTCGACAACGCCGTGCGCTACAACGAGCCGGGCGGCCGCGTGGCCGTCGCGACGCGCCCCGGACCGGCCGGCTCGGTCGAGGTCGCGGTGTCCAACACGGGCCCCGTCGTGCCGTCCTACGAGGTCGAAGCACTGTTCGAGCCGTTCCGGCGGCTCGGCCGCGACGGCGCCGTGGCCGACCGCCGCGGGGGCTACGTGCGCGGCGGCGTCGGGCTGGGGCTGTCGATCGTCCGCTCGGTCGCGGCCGCCCACGGCGGCCAGGTCACGGCCGAGCCGCGCGAGGGTGGCGGCCTCACGGTGGTCGCACGCCTGCCGGGCACGCGGGGACCCGTCAGCCCGGCATCGGCACCGGCACGTCCGAGCCGCCCTCGACCGTTCGCCGCGCTCCCATCTGGATGA